In a single window of the Nicotiana tomentosiformis chromosome 8, ASM39032v3, whole genome shotgun sequence genome:
- the LOC104094126 gene encoding uncharacterized protein, whose protein sequence is MDQFRQIGEVVGSLKALMVLKHDIQINQKQCCLLFIMYVQAFDTISEGIRHNLRLNERNTKWKALEHPMRELHRIFKEGEMYIKSCLDVKDWWGKAISLHLNRDCVEFHIHNLLCCFPVVIEAIETAAEISGFDEEDMQKRRTALAKKYEGEMCDPRFFQWMFGKQYLVTREICSELDSCWKEDKWYLLEMTRQKKTENLAMNEQKLADLLLKKLDGSEKLNKIMLLPSSILIGSSDYHVKRRLGSWGGHVKEINWLGETFALRNFFGELIEPLVDEISVVLSLSHPNILQYHCGFYDEERKEGYLVMELMNKSLATYIKEHSGQRKRGPFPIPIAVDIMLQIARGMEYLHSRKIYHGELNPSNVFLKPRNSSADSYFHAKVKGFGLASIKSNYKAANSNAADSFIWYAPEILAEQEKSESKCTYKYTEKADVYSYGMVCFQLLTGKAPFDEHLQGEKMARNIRTGERPLFPYPSPKYLANLTRKCWQTNPNLRPSFSSLCRILHYIKKVLVINPEHGQPECPPPLVDYCEIEVAYSKKFPGEDSISLAPVSQIPFQMFAYRLVEKERISGNSKEKHWDSSHYGFSGHRTASMQSDDEHMAAIDDLFFAPSDRRSVCSEIIERKDSRFLDQRSVISETPLRKVFSFDQMSLCSESPGEKFPMAVANEKTIFADIPEREAILTQSGDQRSPRIDTPERTISSMRKNQKLKFLENQENAMSPKTGERKLSSSVAAEQKLASPGISEKKNSSGDKILTSSEIQEKKLAPDDQKLVSCAIPEEKNSSDNQELGCNEIPEKKQLSTANVKPVRGDSAQRKTLSRRTKPKNPEKKVLSSPEANQSSMSSENSETTASKPINSKVSAKKATLHKKLQDKESSTAPEKLTDSSPRSSPARFKRIQSSTMSSPTQTPKTSSFPRSPAITSNGNGYGYQSASASPLNPCSRCARVNRECHLPSAMSPHRPRKPHSNSQ, encoded by the exons ATGGATCAATTCAGGCAGATTGGTGAGGTAGTAGGGAGTCTAAAAGCTCTAATGGTATTGAAACATGACATTCAAATAAATCAGAAGCAATGTTGTCTTCTATTTATCATGTATGTACAAGCTTTCGATACAATATCCGAGGGAATCAGACATAATTTAAGGTTAAATGAGAGGAATACAAAGTGGAAAGCACTTGAGCATCCAATGAGAGAACTTCATAGGATCTTTAAGGAAGGCGAAATGTACATAAAAAGTTGTTTGGATGTGAAAGATTGGTGGGGGAAAGCCATAAGTTTACATCTCAATAGGGATTGTGTTGAGTTTCATATTCATAACTTGCTCTGTTGTTTCCCTGTTGTGATTGAGGCTATTGAGACAGCTGCAGAAATCTCAGGATTCGACGAGGAAGATATGCAGAAGAGAAGAACTGCACTCGCCAAGAAGTACGAGGGTGAAATGTGTGACCCTAGGTTTTTTCAGTGGATGTTTGGGAAACAATACTTAGTCACTAGAGAGATATGCagtgaattggatagttgttggAAAGAAGATAAATGGTATCTTCTTGAAATGACAAGGCAAAAGAAAACAGAAAATTTGGCGATGAACGAGCAAAAGCTGGCAGATTTGTTGCTCAAGAAACTAGATGGATCAgaaaaactcaacaaaataatgcTCTTGCCTAGTTCAATCTTGATTGGATCAAGCGATTATCATGTGAAAAGGCGTCTAGGATCGTGGGGTGGACATGTTAAGGAGATTAATTGGTTAGGAGAAACTTTTGCTTTGAGGAATTTCTTTGGGGAGCTAATTGAACCACTAGTTGATGAAATTTCTGTAGTGTTATCTCTTTCTCACCCCAATATTCTGCAATATCATTGTGGTTTTTATGATGAAGAAAGGAAAGAAGGGTACCTTGTTATGGAGCTAATGAATAAAAGTTTAGCCACTTACATAAAAGAGCATTCCGGCCAAAGGAAAAGAGGACCATTTCCTATCCCAATTGCAGTTGATATTATGCTTCAGATTGCGAGAGGAATGGAGTATCTGCACTCGAGAAAGATCTATCACGGAGAGTTGAATCCATCTAACGTGTTCCTCAAACCAAGAAATTCCTCCGCGGATAGTTATTTTCATGCAAAAGTCAAAGGCTTCGGATTAGCCTCTATCAAGAGTAATTACAAGGCTGCCAATTCTAATGCTGCTGATTCTTTCATATGGTATGCaccagaaattttggcagaacaAGAGAAGTCGGAAAGCAAATGCACTTACAAGTACACAGAGAAAGCTGATGTCTATAGCTACGGGATGGTATGCTTTCAACTTTTAACGGGGAAAGCTCCATTCGATGAACATCTCCAAGGGGAGAAAATGGCGCGAAATATTAGAACAGGAGAGAGACCTCTCTTTCCATATCCTTCACCTAAATATCTCGCAAACTTGACCAGAAAATGCTGGCAAACAAATCCAAATCTTCGTCCTAGTTTCTCTTCTCTATGCAGAATCTTGCATTATATTAAGAAAGTCCTTGTCATAAATCCAGAACATGGCCAACCTGAATGTCCTCCTCCACTCGTAGACTATTGTGAAATCGAGGTTGCTTATTCAAAGAAATTCCCGGGAGAGGATAGCATTAGTTTGGCCCCGGTGTCACAAATTCCTTTCCAGATGTTCGCTTATAGACTTGTTGAAAAAGAGAGAATTTCTGGAAACTCTAAagagaagcactgggattcatcACATTATGGTTTTTCGGGCCACAGGACAGCATCAATGCAGAGTGATGATGAACATATGGCTGCAATAGATGATCTTTTTTTCGCTCCAAGTGATCGAAGGTCAGTTTGCTCTGAGATAATAGAGAGGAAAGATTCAAGATTCTTGGATCAGAGGTCAGTCATCTCCGAGACACCACTTAGAAAAGTTTTCTCGTTCGATCAAATGTCACTTTGCTCTGAGAGTCCAGGAGAGAAATTTCCTATGGCAGTAGCTAATGAAAAGACAATTTTTGCTGATATTCCCGAAAGGGAAGCAATACTAACACAATCAGGCGATCAGCGCTCACCGCGGATTGATACACCCGAGAGGACCATTTCATCAATGAGAAAGAACCAAAAGCTGAAGTTTTTGGAAAACCAGGAGAATGCAATGTCTCCTAAAACGGGTGAGAGAAAACTTTCATCGAGTGTAGCAGCCGAGCAGAAATTAGCCTCTCCTGGGATTTCAGAGAAGAAAAATTCATCAGGTGATAAGATATTAACTAGTTCTGAGATTCAAGAAAAGAAGCTTGCACCAGATGATCAGAAATTAGTAAGTTGTGCAATTCCAGAGGAGAAGAATTCATCTGATAATCAGGAACTAGGATGTAATGAAATACCAGAAAAGAAGCAGTTGTCAACAGCCAATGTCAAGCCCGTTCGTGGTGATTCTGCACAAAGGAAAACTTTGTCGAGAAGAACAAAACCCAAGAATCCAGAAAAGAAAGTGTTATCAAGTCCAGAAGCCAATCAAAGTTCAATGTCATCTGAGAATTCTGAGACAACTGCATCCAAACCAATCAATTCAAAGGTATCAGCAAAGAAAGCTACACTGCATAAAAAACTACAGGACAAAGAGAGTAGCACTGCACCAG AGAAACTGACGGACTCGTCGCCAAGATCTTCACCAGCTAGATTTAAGAGAATACAATCATCAACAATGTCTTCTCCAACACAAACACCAAAAACTTCTTCATTTCCAAGATCACCAGCAATCACCTCAAATGGAAATGGATATGGATATCAGTCCGCAAGTGCATCACCATTAAATCCATGTTCGCGTTGTGCCAGAGTAAACCGAGAATGCCATTTGCCCTCAGCTATGAGCCCACATAGACCAAGGAAACCTCATAGCAACAGCCAATGA
- the LOC138898233 gene encoding uncharacterized protein, translating to MAGDDEILVTDKTTLDSTSPLYMHPSESAGYMLVSVAFDGTSYRSWRRGILRALSVKNKVGFITGKCKKPEPISATLDQWERYDDMVTSWILNSLSKDLVDSLQYVNDARELWYELEDMYDQTNGARLYQFQKEINDSSQGNLDITGYYTKMKKLWEKLNTLNIHAKCACKRTCGAKENMHKDEQDRRLIQFLIGLNKVYTVVRGSILMMNPLLTIAWAFSILIQEEKQREVKPITHFLMDSATLNANGP from the coding sequence ATGGCTGGAGATGATGAGATTCTGGTGACAGACAAGACAACCCTAGATTCTACGAGTCCGCTATACATGCATCCGTCAGAAAGCGCTGGATATATGTTAGTGTCGGTGGCCTTTGACGGAACTAGCTATAGATCATGGAGAAGAGGAATCCTCAGAGCACTCTCTGTGAAGAACAAAGTAGGCTTCATCACCGGAAAGTGTAAGAAACCAGAGCCTATTTCAGCTACCCTCGACCAATGGGAACGATACGACGACATGGTGACCTCGTGGATCTTAAACTCACTGTCTAAGGACCTAGTAGACAGCCTACAATATGTCAATGATGCTAGAGAACTTTGGTATGAATTGGAAGACATGTATGATCAGACCAATGGTGCTAGGTTGTATCAGTTCCAGAAGGAGATAAACGATTCGAGTCAAGGGAATTTGGACATTACTGGATACTACACAAAAATGAAGAAGCTTTGGGAGAAACTCAACACACTGAACATACATGCTAAGTGTGCTTGTAAACGCACATGTGGAGCTAAAGAAAACATGCACAAAGATGAGCAAGATAGAAGATTAATCCAATTTCTGATAGGCCTAAACAAAGTGTACACTGTGGTGAGAGGAAGTATTTTGATGATGAATCCACTCCTAACAATAGCCTGGGCCTTCTCTATTCTTATTCAGGAGGAAAAGCAAAGGGAAGTCAAACCAATTACTCACTTTTTGATGGATTCTGCTACCTTGAATGCAAATGGACCATGA